From Corvus cornix cornix isolate S_Up_H32 chromosome 15, ASM73873v5, whole genome shotgun sequence, one genomic window encodes:
- the NAA25 gene encoding LOW QUALITY PROTEIN: N-alpha-acetyltransferase 25, NatB auxiliary subunit (The sequence of the model RefSeq protein was modified relative to this genomic sequence to represent the inferred CDS: deleted 1 base in 1 codon), translated as MAARGHVQDPNDRRLRPIYDYLDNGNNKMAIQQADKLLKKHKDLHCAKVLKAIGLQRTGKQDEAYALAQEVAALEPTDDNSLQALTILYREMHRPELVTKLYEAAVKKVPNSEEYHSHLFMAYARVGEYKKMQQAGMALYKIVPKNPYYFWSVMSLIMQSISAQDENLSKTMFLPLAERMVEKMVKEDKIEAEAEVELYYMILERLEKYKEALDVVRGKLGEKLTSELQSRENKCMAMYKKLHRWPECNALARRLLLKNSDDWQFYITYFDSVFQLIDESWTPPAEEEHSLEGEVHCSIEQAVNFIEERITEESKSSRPLRGPYLAKLELIRRLRHRGCNDEYKLGDPEELMFQYFKKFGDKPCCFTDLKVFVDLLSPSQYTKFIRQLLDVIPLAAAAENEVALPGDIKALQQHLCVVQLSRLLGIYHAMEKKQKLAVVRELMLRYRHGLEFGKSCLKTELQFSDYYCLLAVHLLLDLWLEGEEAAVWQCLTLLEEGLSHSPSNAQFKLLLIRIYCRLGAFEPVSELYSSLDAKHIQHDTIGYLLTRYAGSLGHYAAASQSCNFALRFFHSNQKDTSEYIIQAYKYGAFEKIPEFIAFRNRLNSSLHFAQVRTERMLLDLLLEANISTSLEESIKSMSLSPEEDDIPWKDLRDNRDLTVLFSWDPKDRDISEEHRKLSLEEETLWLRIRSLTLRLVSGLPTLGHTIQPKNSEKTAENGVSSKIDTIRALLQQLEAAVDSGKKFLEQKIQYPVLGPPPTRMAGFFSNGSCQCQTSLFYLVSDIYELDTNGLEDSAEIQERIGNSFKSLVERLTDLFNKCKGDLIEVRDGTLKTHPNLLENLVFFVETISIALWVSSYCDSVLRPFKSNLQKKKKKKKESSVAMPPVFTHFLDYVTELQTLTSNVIDHIKGLEIILTALKLEELSFKDTLLLQEEKKFTKTVQGKVQSSYHHSVQEIGELLKKRLDTIKKLKI; from the exons ATGGCGGCGCGGGGCCATGTGCAGGACCCCAACGACCGCCGCCTGCGGCCCATCTACG ATTATCTCGATAATGGCAATAATAAAATGGCAATCCAGCAAGCAGATAAACTGCTCAAAAAGCACAAGGACCTTCACTGTGCCAAG GTGCTGAAGGCCATTGGCTTGCAGAGGACTGGCAAGCAGGATGAAGCCTATGCCCTGGCACAAGAAGTAGCAGCACTTGAACCCACAGATGATAATTCCTTGCAAGCACTGACCATTCTCTACCGGGAAATGCACAGAC CCGAGCTGGTGACTAAACTTTATGAGGCAGCTGTGAAGAAGGTCCCCAACAGTGAAGAGTATCACTCCCACCTCTTCATGGCCTATGCCAGGGTTGGAGAATACAAGAAGATGCAACAG gctgGAATGGCACTTTATAAGATTGTTCCCAAAAATCCCTATTATTTTTGGTCCGTGATGAGCCTGATCATGCAG TCTATCTCAGCACAGGATGAAAACCTCTCCAAGACGATGTTTTTGCCACTTGCTGAGAGAATGGTGGAAAAAATGGTGAAAGAGGATAAGATTGAAGCTGAGGCTGAA GTGGAACTGTACTACATGATCCTGGAACGTTTGGAGAAGTACAAGGAAGCCTTAGATGTTGTGAGGGGAAAACTTGGAG AGAAGCTGACGAGTGAGCTGCAGAGCCGGGAGAACAAGTGCATGGCCATGTACAAGAAGCTGCACAGGTGGCCCGAGTGCAACGCACTggccaggaggctgctgctcaAAAA CTCAGATGATTGGCAGTTTTATATAACGTACTTTGATTCAGTGTTTCAACTCATTGATGAATCCTGGACGCCTccagcagaggaagagca TTCTCTGGAAGGAGAGGTGCACTGTTCCATCGAGCAGGCTGTGAACTTCATCGAGGAGAGGATAACGGAGGAGTCCAAGAGCTCCCGGCCGCTCCGGGGACCGTATTTGGCCAAACTGGAGCTGATCAGGCGCCTGCGACACAGAGGCTGCAACGATGAGTACAAACTGG GTGATCCAGAGGAACTAATGTTCCAATACTTCAAAAAATTTGGGGACAAGCCCTGCTGTTTTACTGATCTCAAAGTGTTTGTGGATCTCCTTTCACCCAGCCAATACACAAAG TTCATCCGGCAGCTGCTGGACGTGATCCcgctggcggcggcggccgaGAACGAGGTGGCTCTGCCTGGTGACATCaaggccctgcagcagcacctgtgtgtggtgcagctctccaggctgctggggatCTACCACGCCAtggagaagaagcagaagctgGCGGTGGTGCGGGAGCTGATGCTGCGG TACCGCCACGGGCTGGAGTTCG ggAAATCTTGTTTGAAAACTGAATTGCAGTTTTCAGATTATTACTGCCTGCTTGCAGTTCACCTGCTGCTTGATCTGTGGCTGGAAG GTGAAGAGGCGGCCGTGTGGCAGTGCCTGACTCTCCTGGAGGAAGGGCTGTCTCACAGTCCCTCCAATGCTCAGTTTAAGCTGCTGCTCATCCGGATCTACTGCCGGCTCGGCGCCTTCGAGCCCGTCTCGGAGCTCTACTCCAGCCTCGACGCCAAGCACATCCAGCACGACACCATCGG TTATCTCCTGACGCGCTACGCCGGCTCCCTGGGCCACTACGCTGCTGCTTCCCAATCCTGCAACTTTGCACTCAGGTTTTTCCACTCCAACCAGAAAGAT ACCTCAGAATACATCATCCAAGCCTACAAGTACGGGGCGTTCGAGAAGATCCCGGAATTCATCGCGTTTAGGAACAGGCTGAACTCCTCACTTCACTTCGCACAGGTTCGCACCGAGCGGATGTTGTTGGACCTCTTACTTGAAGCAAATAT ATCAACCAGTTTAGAAGAAAGTATAAAGTCCATGAGTCTGAGCCCAGAGGAGGATGACATTCCATGGAAAGATCTGCGAGACAACAGAGACCTGACAGTCCTGTTTAGCTGGGATCCAAAAGACAG GGACATTTCTGAGGAACATCGGAAGCTCTCCCTGGAAGAGGAAACCCTGTGGTTGCGAATCCGGTCCTTAACTTTGAGGCTGGTGAGCGGACTCCCAACTCTTGGTCACACCATCCAACCAAAGAACTCTGAAAAGACTGCAGAGAACGGTGTCTCATCCAAGATTGACACGATCcgagccctgctgcagcagctggaagcagcagtggaTTCAGGGAAGAAGTTTCTAGAACAAAAAATCCAG TATCCTGTCCTTGGCCCTCCTCCTACCCGAATGGCTGGCTTCTTCAGCAATGGCAGCTGTCAGTGCCAGACTAGCTTGTTTTATCTTGTTAGTGATATTTATGAACTAGATACCAATGGCTTAG aagattCCGCAGAAATCCAGGAAAGAATAGGGAATAGTTTCAAGTCTTTAGTAGAACGACTGACAG acTTGTTCAATAAATGTAAAGGTGATTTGATTGAAGTCAGAGATGGCACCTTGAAAACTCATCCAAACCTGCTAGAAAATTTAGTCTTCTTTGttgag ACGATCTCCATTGCCCTGTGGGTATCGAGTTACTGTGACAGTGTCCTCCGACCTTTTAAATCCAAcctgcaaaaaaagaagaagaaaaaaaaagaaagcagtgtaGCAATG cCACCTGTATTTACCCATTTCCTGGATTATGTAACTGAACTCCAGACATTAACTTCCAATGTAATAGATCATATCAAAGGGCTTGAAATCATTCTGACTGCACTAAAACTTGAAGAGCTGTCCTTCAAGGACACTCTGCTTTTACAG gaagaaaaaaagtttacaaAGACTGTGCAAGGGAAGGTCCAGAGCAGTTACCATCACTCAGTTCAGGAAATTGGAGAGCTGCTGAAAAAGAGACTCGATACCATTAAAAAACTAAAGATTTGA
- the TRAFD1 gene encoding TRAF-type zinc finger domain-containing protein 1 isoform X2 — MAIAAVPAAESRLCGNCKKDIPAVNFIIHEIHCRRNIEICPYCSDSIPKSEMKNHIESEHVQVTCKCRMKMESSLLKDHEASSCPLRPVLCQFCDIQLAFNKLQEHELYCGARTEPCGRCGRNVLVRELKEHPRVCGREEKAAKGSRRAPGFGKEDGAVRSRPGADKDVIMLPCEFCEELCPAEDLILHQTGCNPASAFASFSKRSSSPNPWEYGGLQAGVSNSRRAVPSSQPQAVQAEGDIMIPCEFCGIQLEEEILFHHQHHCDLRPASPTGDIPARELPAPQPCGDRRESPEPARRRIRHQGDVSPWHTESFGKLGLCSAPGSRLRMETAKAGNAALSPPGRAGDAPATRGKPGKGNGSEGTPKDRGDSAAGTVPRVRPAQRFQAETFTSSSSRTSPAQPSSSTAGGRSLGLSDGRSGLQRRSSKAKAQSPAAGQAEE; from the exons ATGGCCATCGCGGCCGTGCCCGCGGCCGAGTCCCGGCTCTGCGGCAACTG CAAAAAGGATATTCCTGCAGTTAATTTCATCATCCATGAAATCCACTGTagaagaaatattgaaatatgCCCCTACTGCAGTGACTCCATCCCAAAGTCTGAGATGAAGAACCACATTGAGTCTGAACATGTGCAG GTCACCTGCAAGTGTAGGATGAAGATGGAAAGCAGCCTCCTGAAGGATCACGAG GCATCCTCGTGCCCCCTGCGCCCCGTGCTGTGCCAGTTCTGTGACATCCAGCTGGCCTTCAACAAGCTCCAGGAGCACGAGCTCTACTGCGGGGCCAGGACCGAGCCCTGCGGGCGCTGCGGCCGCAACGTCCTGGTCAGGGAGCTCAAGGAGCATCCCCGGGTctgtgggagagaggagaaggcagCCAAGGGGAGCAGGAGAGCGCCGGGATTTGGGAAGGAGGATGGAGCCGTGAGGAGCCGACCGGGAGCAG ACAAGGATGTGATCATGCTGCCCTGTGAGTTCTGTGaggagctgtgccctgctgaAGATCTGATCCTTCACCAG ACAGGGTGTAACCCAGCAAGTGCCTTTGCCTCGTTCAGTAAGAGAAGTTCTTCTCCAAATCCATGGGAATACGGTGGTCTGCAAGCTGGGGTGTCCAACAGCCGCAGGGCTGTCCCTTCATCCCAGCCCCAAGCTGTCCAGGCAGAAGGAGACATCATGATTCCATGTGAATTCTGTGGCATCCAACTGGAAGAGGAGATTCTTTTTCATCACCAG catcactgtGACCTGCgtcctgccagccccacaggtGACATTCCAGCCCGGGAGCTGCCGGCTCCTCAGCCCTGCGGGGACAGACGGGAATCGCCAGAGCCGGCTCGGCGACGGATCCGGCACCAAG gagatGTTTCTCCTTGGCACACAGAAAGCTTTGggaagctggggctgtgctctgctccgGGGTCCAGGCTGAGGATGGAGACGGCCAAGGCTGGGAATGCAGCGTTGTCCCCCCCAGGGAGAGCTGGTGACGCTCCTGCCACAAGGGGGAAGCCCGGGAAGGGGAATGGCAGCGAGGGGACACCGAAGGACAGAGGTGactctgcagctgggacagtGCCACGAGTGAGACCTGCTCAGCGCTTCCAGGCAGAAACCTTcacttccagctcctccagaaCTTCTCCAGCCCAGCCAAG
- the TRAFD1 gene encoding TRAF-type zinc finger domain-containing protein 1 isoform X1 codes for MAIAAVPAAESRLCGNCKKDIPAVNFIIHEIHCRRNIEICPYCSDSIPKSEMKNHIESEHVQVTCKCRMKMESSLLKDHEASSCPLRPVLCQFCDIQLAFNKLQEHELYCGARTEPCGRCGRNVLVRELKEHPRVCGREEKAAKGSRRAPGFGKEDGAVRSRPGAGDELERPEILHSQLPEDWNADLDYVLALSLQSENNPHHNTAAEIPRDFWEDNYTKEPGQSAHLGGTDLSNIFSDSPGSFNTSNHSKIDKDVIMLPCEFCEELCPAEDLILHQTGCNPASAFASFSKRSSSPNPWEYGGLQAGVSNSRRAVPSSQPQAVQAEGDIMIPCEFCGIQLEEEILFHHQHHCDLRPASPTGDIPARELPAPQPCGDRRESPEPARRRIRHQGDVSPWHTESFGKLGLCSAPGSRLRMETAKAGNAALSPPGRAGDAPATRGKPGKGNGSEGTPKDRGDSAAGTVPRVRPAQRFQAETFTSSSSRTSPAQPSSSTAGGRSLGLSDGRSGLQRRSSKAKAQSPAAGQAEE; via the exons ATGGCCATCGCGGCCGTGCCCGCGGCCGAGTCCCGGCTCTGCGGCAACTG CAAAAAGGATATTCCTGCAGTTAATTTCATCATCCATGAAATCCACTGTagaagaaatattgaaatatgCCCCTACTGCAGTGACTCCATCCCAAAGTCTGAGATGAAGAACCACATTGAGTCTGAACATGTGCAG GTCACCTGCAAGTGTAGGATGAAGATGGAAAGCAGCCTCCTGAAGGATCACGAG GCATCCTCGTGCCCCCTGCGCCCCGTGCTGTGCCAGTTCTGTGACATCCAGCTGGCCTTCAACAAGCTCCAGGAGCACGAGCTCTACTGCGGGGCCAGGACCGAGCCCTGCGGGCGCTGCGGCCGCAACGTCCTGGTCAGGGAGCTCAAGGAGCATCCCCGGGTctgtgggagagaggagaaggcagCCAAGGGGAGCAGGAGAGCGCCGGGATTTGGGAAGGAGGATGGAGCCGTGAGGAGCCGACCGGGAGCAG GGGATGAGCTGGAGAGACCTGAAATCCTTCATTCCCAACTTCCTGAAGACTGGAATGCTGACCTGGACTATGTGTTGGCTCTCAGCCTGCAGAGTGAGAATAATCCTCACCATAATACTGCAGCTGAGATTCCCAGGGATTTCTGGGAAGACAACTACACCAAAGAGCCTGGACAGTCTGCCCATCTGGGTGGAACTGACCTGTCCAACATCTTCAGTGACTCTCCAGGCTCCTTTAATACATCAAACCATAGCAAAATAG ACAAGGATGTGATCATGCTGCCCTGTGAGTTCTGTGaggagctgtgccctgctgaAGATCTGATCCTTCACCAG ACAGGGTGTAACCCAGCAAGTGCCTTTGCCTCGTTCAGTAAGAGAAGTTCTTCTCCAAATCCATGGGAATACGGTGGTCTGCAAGCTGGGGTGTCCAACAGCCGCAGGGCTGTCCCTTCATCCCAGCCCCAAGCTGTCCAGGCAGAAGGAGACATCATGATTCCATGTGAATTCTGTGGCATCCAACTGGAAGAGGAGATTCTTTTTCATCACCAG catcactgtGACCTGCgtcctgccagccccacaggtGACATTCCAGCCCGGGAGCTGCCGGCTCCTCAGCCCTGCGGGGACAGACGGGAATCGCCAGAGCCGGCTCGGCGACGGATCCGGCACCAAG gagatGTTTCTCCTTGGCACACAGAAAGCTTTGggaagctggggctgtgctctgctccgGGGTCCAGGCTGAGGATGGAGACGGCCAAGGCTGGGAATGCAGCGTTGTCCCCCCCAGGGAGAGCTGGTGACGCTCCTGCCACAAGGGGGAAGCCCGGGAAGGGGAATGGCAGCGAGGGGACACCGAAGGACAGAGGTGactctgcagctgggacagtGCCACGAGTGAGACCTGCTCAGCGCTTCCAGGCAGAAACCTTcacttccagctcctccagaaCTTCTCCAGCCCAGCCAAG